From Carassius auratus strain Wakin unplaced genomic scaffold, ASM336829v1 scaf_tig00215410, whole genome shotgun sequence, one genomic window encodes:
- the LOC113094583 gene encoding protein bicaudal C homolog 1-B-like isoform X4 — translation MAQPLGFMHHDHCSSSERSDDSPSAVSEDDSSGHCGHISPPDPDWTEERFRVDRKKLETMLLAASEGRINGGEDFFQKVMDETNTQIAWPSKLKIGAKSKKDPHIKVSGKREDVQEAKEKIMSVLDTKSNRVTLKMDVSHTEHSHVIGKGGNNIKRVMEETGCHIHFPDSNRHSQGEKSNQVSIAGQLTGVEAARVKIRELLPLMLMFECSGPVQHVDCSSPVVQHISHTYNVSISFKPPSRLYGNTAIVRGNQNNASGVKHGTALLLEHLAGSLASSVLVSTQLDIAPQHHNFLLGRNGANVKNISQNTGAHIHFPELNNHSTLTNRSSVYIQGSIDAVCAARQQLMGCLPLVLLFDIKEEMEVASQVITTLMEQLDVFISIKPKPKQPRKSVIVKSVERNAGSMYEVRRILLGLESSCVPPPISHVAVNGHAPASPPLPGSIGLDTLASAGLRLSTLAGLLRSSVSSIPNGSPNPNCVLKGHGSVLKIQNGALNNTQHIHSPSQTHSHAPGHTPSLWASALSSSANTTGFSTDLMLQSVSQSTLSGLLLSGVQSQAHAHTPSPPPGLAPIHKPASAEHLNGHSYYSRISSVSLNSAHCDTTQEVIGHAQSESISNKSTDEGSDTFVEVGMPRSPSHSANGSELKQMLASSGKRQTVELLQRAKNSILHVECVLSDSDCENPVADKRAPGSERAAERRLAPHMQAFDYEKKKLLATKAMLKKPVVTEVRTPTDTWSGLGFSKSMPAESMKELRRAHHVPYKPSISTTYEDSHLSLSQSGSQEGLGNDTESDNWGDLNGNGLPGNSEYSPAVSSSKRIKNKSREQYLSSSNYMDSISMSGSNGCSLNSSLKGTDLPELFSKLGLGKYTDIFQQQEIDLQTFVTLTDPDLKELGISTFGARRKMSLAISELNKSRRKLFDTPNIRSSFLEGGASGRLLRQFHPDMASVSGRW, via the exons GTCATGGATGAAACCAACACTCAGATTGCCTGGCCATCCAAACTGAAGATTGGAGCAAAGTCAAAGAAAG ATCCACATATTAAGGTCAGCGGAAAAAGGGAAGATGTGCAAGAGGCAAAAGAGAAAATAATGTCCGTTCTTGACACAAAG AGTAATCGTGTGACCCTGAAGATGGACGTGTCACACACCGAGCACTCCCATGTTATTGGGAAAGGAGGGAATAACATCAAACGAGTGATGGAGGAGACTGGTTGTCACATACACTTCCCTGACTCCAACAGACACAGCCAGGGCGAGAAGAGcaaccag GTGTCAATAGCGGGGCAGCTGACTGGCGTGGAAGCAGCCAGAGTTAAAATACGA GAGCTGTTGCCGTTGATGCTGATGTTTGAATGCAGTGGTCCGGTGCAGCATGTGGACTGTTCCTCTCCTGTAGTTCAGCATATTTCCCACACTTACAACGTCTCCATCTCCTTCAAACCACCCTCTCGTCTCTATGGCAACACTGCCATCGTCCGTGGCAACCAGAACAATGCCAGTGGCGTTAAG CATGGTACAGCTTTGTTATTGGAGCACCTAGCTGGGTCTTTGGCCAGCTCAGTGCTGGTCAGTACACAACTGGACATCGCACCCCAGCACCACAACTTCCTTCTGGGGCGCAACGGAGCCAACGTCAAGAATATCTCCCAAAACACTGGAGCCCACATACACTTCCCCGAGCTCAACAATCACAGCACACTCACTAACCGCTCTTCAGTCTACATACAGGGCAGCATTGATGCCGTATGTGCGGCTAGACAGCAGCTAATG GGCTGTCTGCCGTTGGTGTTGCTGTTTGACATTAAGGAGGAGATGGAGGTGGCGTCTCAGGTCATCACGACCCTTATGGAGCAGCTGGATGTCTTCATCAGTATTAAACCTAAACCGAAGcaacccagaaag TCTGTGATAGTAAAGAGTGTGGAAAGGAATGCTGGGAGTATGTATGAGGTACGCAGGATACTGTTGGGGCTGGAGTCCAGCTGTGTGCCGCCTCCTATCAGCCATGTGGCTGTTAACGGACATGCTCCTGCCTCCCCTCCCCTGCCTGGCTCCATTGGACTGGACACCCTCGCTTCAGCTGGACTGAGGCTAAGCACTCTGG CTGGTCTTCTAAGGTCATCTGTCAGCTCCATCCCTAATGGTTCCCCAAACCCAAACTGTGTTCTTAAGGGGCACGGCTCTGTGTTAAAGATTCAGAACGGAGCATTGAACAACACACAGCACATTCATTCaccttcacagacacattcacatgcTCCTGGTCACACACCTTCACTTTGGGCCAGTGCACTCAGTTCATCAGCTAACACAACAG GGTTTTCCACAGACCTGATGCTGCAGTCAGTTTCTCAGTCGACTCTCAGTGGTCTTCTGCTCTCAGGGGTCCAGAGTCAAGCACATGCTCACACACCATCCCCTCCACCTGGACTCGCACCAATACACAAACCAGCCAGTGCAGAACATCTCAATGGACAT AGTTATTACAGTCGAATCTCCTCTGTATCACTGAACTCTGCCCACTGTGACACAACCCAGGAAGTTATTGGACATGCCCAATCAGAatcgatttcaaataaatctaCAGATGAAG GCTCGGATACGTTTGTTGAAGTGGGCATGCCCAGAAGCCCGTCTCACTCAGCCAATGGGAGTGAACTGAAGCAGATGCTGGCCTCGTCAGGGAAACGACAAACAGTGGAACTTCTGCAGAGAGCCAAGAACTCAATTCTTCA tgttgagtgtgtgttgtcTGATTCTGATTGTGAGAACCCTGTGGCGGACAAAAGAGCACCAGGAAGTGAGAGAGCTGCAGAAAGACGACTTGCACCACATATGCAG GCTTTTGACTATGAAAAAAAGAAGCTACTGGCCACTAAAG CCATGCTAAAGAAGCCGGTTGTGACAGAGGTTCGGACCCCGACAGATACCTGGAGCGGATTGGGCTTTTCTAAATCAATGCCAGCAGAGAGCATGAAAGAGCTGCGCAGGGCACACCATGTACCGTATAAACCCAGCATAAGCACAACTTATGAG GACTCTCATCTATCTCTCTCACAATCTGGGAGTCAGGAGGGTTTGGGTAACGACACCGAATCTGATAATTGGGGGGATTTGAATGGGAACGGACTGCCAGGAAATTCAGAATATTCCCCTGCTGTCAGCAGCTCAAAGAGAATCAAGAACAAATCTC GTGAGCAGTATCTCAGCAGCAGTAATTATATGGACAGTATCTCTATGTCTGGCAGCAATGGCTGCTCTCTCAATTCATCTCTTAAAGGAACAGATCTCCCTGAGCTGTTCAGCAAACTCGGTCTCGGCAAATACACAGACATCTTCCAGCAGCAGGAG ATAGATCTGCAAACATTTGTCACACTAACGGATCCAGACCTGAAGGAATTGGGAATCTCAACATTTGGTGCTCGCAGGAAAATGTCACTGGCGATCTCGG AGTTGAATAAGAGCAGGAGGAAGCTCTTTGATACACCCAACATTCGCTCCTCCTTCCTAGAAGGCGGGGCCAGCGGTCGTCTGTTGCGCCAGTTCCACCCAGACATGGCGAGTGTCAGTGGTCGCTGGTGA
- the LOC113094583 gene encoding protein bicaudal C homolog 1-B-like isoform X1, whose product MAQPLGFMHHDHCSSSERSDDSPSAVSEDDSSGHCGHISPPDPDWTEERFRVDRKKLETMLLAASEGRINGGEDFFQKVMDETNTQIAWPSKLKIGAKSKKDPHIKVSGKREDVQEAKEKIMSVLDTKSNRVTLKMDVSHTEHSHVIGKGGNNIKRVMEETGCHIHFPDSNRHSQGEKSNQVSIAGQLTGVEAARVKIRELLPLMLMFECSGPVQHVDCSSPVVQHISHTYNVSISFKPPSRLYGNTAIVRGNQNNASGVKHGTALLLEHLAGSLASSVLVSTQLDIAPQHHNFLLGRNGANVKNISQNTGAHIHFPELNNHSTLTNRSSVYIQGSIDAVCAARQQLMGCLPLVLLFDIKEEMEVASQVITTLMEQLDVFISIKPKPKQPRKVVNSQLFCVHMVHLASVTDYMSLSQSVIVKSVERNAGSMYEVRRILLGLESSCVPPPISHVAVNGHAPASPPLPGSIGLDTLASAGLRLSTLAGLLRSSVSSIPNGSPNPNCVLKGHGSVLKIQNGALNNTQHIHSPSQTHSHAPGHTPSLWASALSSSANTTGFSTDLMLQSVSQSTLSGLLLSGVQSQAHAHTPSPPPGLAPIHKPASAEHLNGHSYYSRISSVSLNSAHCDTTQEVIGHAQSESISNKSTDEGSDTFVEVGMPRSPSHSANGSELKQMLASSGKRQTVELLQRAKNSILHVECVLSDSDCENPVADKRAPGSERAAERRLAPHMQAFDYEKKKLLATKAMLKKPVVTEVRTPTDTWSGLGFSKSMPAESMKELRRAHHVPYKPSISTTYEDSHLSLSQSGSQEGLGNDTESDNWGDLNGNGLPGNSEYSPAVSSSKRIKNKSLGEQYLSSSNYMDSISMSGSNGCSLNSSLKGTDLPELFSKLGLGKYTDIFQQQEIDLQTFVTLTDPDLKELGISTFGARRKMSLAISELNKSRRKLFDTPNIRSSFLEGGASGRLLRQFHPDMASVSGRW is encoded by the exons GTCATGGATGAAACCAACACTCAGATTGCCTGGCCATCCAAACTGAAGATTGGAGCAAAGTCAAAGAAAG ATCCACATATTAAGGTCAGCGGAAAAAGGGAAGATGTGCAAGAGGCAAAAGAGAAAATAATGTCCGTTCTTGACACAAAG AGTAATCGTGTGACCCTGAAGATGGACGTGTCACACACCGAGCACTCCCATGTTATTGGGAAAGGAGGGAATAACATCAAACGAGTGATGGAGGAGACTGGTTGTCACATACACTTCCCTGACTCCAACAGACACAGCCAGGGCGAGAAGAGcaaccag GTGTCAATAGCGGGGCAGCTGACTGGCGTGGAAGCAGCCAGAGTTAAAATACGA GAGCTGTTGCCGTTGATGCTGATGTTTGAATGCAGTGGTCCGGTGCAGCATGTGGACTGTTCCTCTCCTGTAGTTCAGCATATTTCCCACACTTACAACGTCTCCATCTCCTTCAAACCACCCTCTCGTCTCTATGGCAACACTGCCATCGTCCGTGGCAACCAGAACAATGCCAGTGGCGTTAAG CATGGTACAGCTTTGTTATTGGAGCACCTAGCTGGGTCTTTGGCCAGCTCAGTGCTGGTCAGTACACAACTGGACATCGCACCCCAGCACCACAACTTCCTTCTGGGGCGCAACGGAGCCAACGTCAAGAATATCTCCCAAAACACTGGAGCCCACATACACTTCCCCGAGCTCAACAATCACAGCACACTCACTAACCGCTCTTCAGTCTACATACAGGGCAGCATTGATGCCGTATGTGCGGCTAGACAGCAGCTAATG GGCTGTCTGCCGTTGGTGTTGCTGTTTGACATTAAGGAGGAGATGGAGGTGGCGTCTCAGGTCATCACGACCCTTATGGAGCAGCTGGATGTCTTCATCAGTATTAAACCTAAACCGAAGcaacccagaaaggtagtaaataGCCAGCTCTTTTGTGTACACATGGTACATTTAGCCTCTGTCACTGACTATATGTCTCTTTCTCAGTCTGTGATAGTAAAGAGTGTGGAAAGGAATGCTGGGAGTATGTATGAGGTACGCAGGATACTGTTGGGGCTGGAGTCCAGCTGTGTGCCGCCTCCTATCAGCCATGTGGCTGTTAACGGACATGCTCCTGCCTCCCCTCCCCTGCCTGGCTCCATTGGACTGGACACCCTCGCTTCAGCTGGACTGAGGCTAAGCACTCTGG CTGGTCTTCTAAGGTCATCTGTCAGCTCCATCCCTAATGGTTCCCCAAACCCAAACTGTGTTCTTAAGGGGCACGGCTCTGTGTTAAAGATTCAGAACGGAGCATTGAACAACACACAGCACATTCATTCaccttcacagacacattcacatgcTCCTGGTCACACACCTTCACTTTGGGCCAGTGCACTCAGTTCATCAGCTAACACAACAG GGTTTTCCACAGACCTGATGCTGCAGTCAGTTTCTCAGTCGACTCTCAGTGGTCTTCTGCTCTCAGGGGTCCAGAGTCAAGCACATGCTCACACACCATCCCCTCCACCTGGACTCGCACCAATACACAAACCAGCCAGTGCAGAACATCTCAATGGACAT AGTTATTACAGTCGAATCTCCTCTGTATCACTGAACTCTGCCCACTGTGACACAACCCAGGAAGTTATTGGACATGCCCAATCAGAatcgatttcaaataaatctaCAGATGAAG GCTCGGATACGTTTGTTGAAGTGGGCATGCCCAGAAGCCCGTCTCACTCAGCCAATGGGAGTGAACTGAAGCAGATGCTGGCCTCGTCAGGGAAACGACAAACAGTGGAACTTCTGCAGAGAGCCAAGAACTCAATTCTTCA tgttgagtgtgtgttgtcTGATTCTGATTGTGAGAACCCTGTGGCGGACAAAAGAGCACCAGGAAGTGAGAGAGCTGCAGAAAGACGACTTGCACCACATATGCAG GCTTTTGACTATGAAAAAAAGAAGCTACTGGCCACTAAAG CCATGCTAAAGAAGCCGGTTGTGACAGAGGTTCGGACCCCGACAGATACCTGGAGCGGATTGGGCTTTTCTAAATCAATGCCAGCAGAGAGCATGAAAGAGCTGCGCAGGGCACACCATGTACCGTATAAACCCAGCATAAGCACAACTTATGAG GACTCTCATCTATCTCTCTCACAATCTGGGAGTCAGGAGGGTTTGGGTAACGACACCGAATCTGATAATTGGGGGGATTTGAATGGGAACGGACTGCCAGGAAATTCAGAATATTCCCCTGCTGTCAGCAGCTCAAAGAGAATCAAGAACAAATCTC TAGGTGAGCAGTATCTCAGCAGCAGTAATTATATGGACAGTATCTCTATGTCTGGCAGCAATGGCTGCTCTCTCAATTCATCTCTTAAAGGAACAGATCTCCCTGAGCTGTTCAGCAAACTCGGTCTCGGCAAATACACAGACATCTTCCAGCAGCAGGAG ATAGATCTGCAAACATTTGTCACACTAACGGATCCAGACCTGAAGGAATTGGGAATCTCAACATTTGGTGCTCGCAGGAAAATGTCACTGGCGATCTCGG AGTTGAATAAGAGCAGGAGGAAGCTCTTTGATACACCCAACATTCGCTCCTCCTTCCTAGAAGGCGGGGCCAGCGGTCGTCTGTTGCGCCAGTTCCACCCAGACATGGCGAGTGTCAGTGGTCGCTGGTGA
- the LOC113094583 gene encoding protein bicaudal C homolog 1-B-like isoform X2 codes for MAQPLGFMHHDHCSSSERSDDSPSAVSEDDSSGHCGHISPPDPDWTEERFRVDRKKLETMLLAASEGRINGGEDFFQKVMDETNTQIAWPSKLKIGAKSKKDPHIKVSGKREDVQEAKEKIMSVLDTKSNRVTLKMDVSHTEHSHVIGKGGNNIKRVMEETGCHIHFPDSNRHSQGEKSNQVSIAGQLTGVEAARVKIRELLPLMLMFECSGPVQHVDCSSPVVQHISHTYNVSISFKPPSRLYGNTAIVRGNQNNASGVKHGTALLLEHLAGSLASSVLVSTQLDIAPQHHNFLLGRNGANVKNISQNTGAHIHFPELNNHSTLTNRSSVYIQGSIDAVCAARQQLMGCLPLVLLFDIKEEMEVASQVITTLMEQLDVFISIKPKPKQPRKVVNSQLFCVHMVHLASVTDYMSLSQSVIVKSVERNAGSMYEVRRILLGLESSCVPPPISHVAVNGHAPASPPLPGSIGLDTLASAGLRLSTLAGLLRSSVSSIPNGSPNPNCVLKGHGSVLKIQNGALNNTQHIHSPSQTHSHAPGHTPSLWASALSSSANTTGFSTDLMLQSVSQSTLSGLLLSGVQSQAHAHTPSPPPGLAPIHKPASAEHLNGHSYYSRISSVSLNSAHCDTTQEVIGHAQSESISNKSTDEGSDTFVEVGMPRSPSHSANGSELKQMLASSGKRQTVELLQRAKNSILHVECVLSDSDCENPVADKRAPGSERAAERRLAPHMQAFDYEKKKLLATKAMLKKPVVTEVRTPTDTWSGLGFSKSMPAESMKELRRAHHVPYKPSISTTYEDSHLSLSQSGSQEGLGNDTESDNWGDLNGNGLPGNSEYSPAVSSSKRIKNKSREQYLSSSNYMDSISMSGSNGCSLNSSLKGTDLPELFSKLGLGKYTDIFQQQEIDLQTFVTLTDPDLKELGISTFGARRKMSLAISELNKSRRKLFDTPNIRSSFLEGGASGRLLRQFHPDMASVSGRW; via the exons GTCATGGATGAAACCAACACTCAGATTGCCTGGCCATCCAAACTGAAGATTGGAGCAAAGTCAAAGAAAG ATCCACATATTAAGGTCAGCGGAAAAAGGGAAGATGTGCAAGAGGCAAAAGAGAAAATAATGTCCGTTCTTGACACAAAG AGTAATCGTGTGACCCTGAAGATGGACGTGTCACACACCGAGCACTCCCATGTTATTGGGAAAGGAGGGAATAACATCAAACGAGTGATGGAGGAGACTGGTTGTCACATACACTTCCCTGACTCCAACAGACACAGCCAGGGCGAGAAGAGcaaccag GTGTCAATAGCGGGGCAGCTGACTGGCGTGGAAGCAGCCAGAGTTAAAATACGA GAGCTGTTGCCGTTGATGCTGATGTTTGAATGCAGTGGTCCGGTGCAGCATGTGGACTGTTCCTCTCCTGTAGTTCAGCATATTTCCCACACTTACAACGTCTCCATCTCCTTCAAACCACCCTCTCGTCTCTATGGCAACACTGCCATCGTCCGTGGCAACCAGAACAATGCCAGTGGCGTTAAG CATGGTACAGCTTTGTTATTGGAGCACCTAGCTGGGTCTTTGGCCAGCTCAGTGCTGGTCAGTACACAACTGGACATCGCACCCCAGCACCACAACTTCCTTCTGGGGCGCAACGGAGCCAACGTCAAGAATATCTCCCAAAACACTGGAGCCCACATACACTTCCCCGAGCTCAACAATCACAGCACACTCACTAACCGCTCTTCAGTCTACATACAGGGCAGCATTGATGCCGTATGTGCGGCTAGACAGCAGCTAATG GGCTGTCTGCCGTTGGTGTTGCTGTTTGACATTAAGGAGGAGATGGAGGTGGCGTCTCAGGTCATCACGACCCTTATGGAGCAGCTGGATGTCTTCATCAGTATTAAACCTAAACCGAAGcaacccagaaaggtagtaaataGCCAGCTCTTTTGTGTACACATGGTACATTTAGCCTCTGTCACTGACTATATGTCTCTTTCTCAGTCTGTGATAGTAAAGAGTGTGGAAAGGAATGCTGGGAGTATGTATGAGGTACGCAGGATACTGTTGGGGCTGGAGTCCAGCTGTGTGCCGCCTCCTATCAGCCATGTGGCTGTTAACGGACATGCTCCTGCCTCCCCTCCCCTGCCTGGCTCCATTGGACTGGACACCCTCGCTTCAGCTGGACTGAGGCTAAGCACTCTGG CTGGTCTTCTAAGGTCATCTGTCAGCTCCATCCCTAATGGTTCCCCAAACCCAAACTGTGTTCTTAAGGGGCACGGCTCTGTGTTAAAGATTCAGAACGGAGCATTGAACAACACACAGCACATTCATTCaccttcacagacacattcacatgcTCCTGGTCACACACCTTCACTTTGGGCCAGTGCACTCAGTTCATCAGCTAACACAACAG GGTTTTCCACAGACCTGATGCTGCAGTCAGTTTCTCAGTCGACTCTCAGTGGTCTTCTGCTCTCAGGGGTCCAGAGTCAAGCACATGCTCACACACCATCCCCTCCACCTGGACTCGCACCAATACACAAACCAGCCAGTGCAGAACATCTCAATGGACAT AGTTATTACAGTCGAATCTCCTCTGTATCACTGAACTCTGCCCACTGTGACACAACCCAGGAAGTTATTGGACATGCCCAATCAGAatcgatttcaaataaatctaCAGATGAAG GCTCGGATACGTTTGTTGAAGTGGGCATGCCCAGAAGCCCGTCTCACTCAGCCAATGGGAGTGAACTGAAGCAGATGCTGGCCTCGTCAGGGAAACGACAAACAGTGGAACTTCTGCAGAGAGCCAAGAACTCAATTCTTCA tgttgagtgtgtgttgtcTGATTCTGATTGTGAGAACCCTGTGGCGGACAAAAGAGCACCAGGAAGTGAGAGAGCTGCAGAAAGACGACTTGCACCACATATGCAG GCTTTTGACTATGAAAAAAAGAAGCTACTGGCCACTAAAG CCATGCTAAAGAAGCCGGTTGTGACAGAGGTTCGGACCCCGACAGATACCTGGAGCGGATTGGGCTTTTCTAAATCAATGCCAGCAGAGAGCATGAAAGAGCTGCGCAGGGCACACCATGTACCGTATAAACCCAGCATAAGCACAACTTATGAG GACTCTCATCTATCTCTCTCACAATCTGGGAGTCAGGAGGGTTTGGGTAACGACACCGAATCTGATAATTGGGGGGATTTGAATGGGAACGGACTGCCAGGAAATTCAGAATATTCCCCTGCTGTCAGCAGCTCAAAGAGAATCAAGAACAAATCTC GTGAGCAGTATCTCAGCAGCAGTAATTATATGGACAGTATCTCTATGTCTGGCAGCAATGGCTGCTCTCTCAATTCATCTCTTAAAGGAACAGATCTCCCTGAGCTGTTCAGCAAACTCGGTCTCGGCAAATACACAGACATCTTCCAGCAGCAGGAG ATAGATCTGCAAACATTTGTCACACTAACGGATCCAGACCTGAAGGAATTGGGAATCTCAACATTTGGTGCTCGCAGGAAAATGTCACTGGCGATCTCGG AGTTGAATAAGAGCAGGAGGAAGCTCTTTGATACACCCAACATTCGCTCCTCCTTCCTAGAAGGCGGGGCCAGCGGTCGTCTGTTGCGCCAGTTCCACCCAGACATGGCGAGTGTCAGTGGTCGCTGGTGA
- the LOC113094583 gene encoding protein bicaudal C homolog 1-B-like isoform X3, whose protein sequence is MAQPLGFMHHDHCSSSERSDDSPSAVSEDDSSGHCGHISPPDPDWTEERFRVDRKKLETMLLAASEGRINGGEDFFQKVMDETNTQIAWPSKLKIGAKSKKDPHIKVSGKREDVQEAKEKIMSVLDTKSNRVTLKMDVSHTEHSHVIGKGGNNIKRVMEETGCHIHFPDSNRHSQGEKSNQVSIAGQLTGVEAARVKIRELLPLMLMFECSGPVQHVDCSSPVVQHISHTYNVSISFKPPSRLYGNTAIVRGNQNNASGVKHGTALLLEHLAGSLASSVLVSTQLDIAPQHHNFLLGRNGANVKNISQNTGAHIHFPELNNHSTLTNRSSVYIQGSIDAVCAARQQLMGCLPLVLLFDIKEEMEVASQVITTLMEQLDVFISIKPKPKQPRKSVIVKSVERNAGSMYEVRRILLGLESSCVPPPISHVAVNGHAPASPPLPGSIGLDTLASAGLRLSTLAGLLRSSVSSIPNGSPNPNCVLKGHGSVLKIQNGALNNTQHIHSPSQTHSHAPGHTPSLWASALSSSANTTGFSTDLMLQSVSQSTLSGLLLSGVQSQAHAHTPSPPPGLAPIHKPASAEHLNGHSYYSRISSVSLNSAHCDTTQEVIGHAQSESISNKSTDEGSDTFVEVGMPRSPSHSANGSELKQMLASSGKRQTVELLQRAKNSILHVECVLSDSDCENPVADKRAPGSERAAERRLAPHMQAFDYEKKKLLATKAMLKKPVVTEVRTPTDTWSGLGFSKSMPAESMKELRRAHHVPYKPSISTTYEDSHLSLSQSGSQEGLGNDTESDNWGDLNGNGLPGNSEYSPAVSSSKRIKNKSLGEQYLSSSNYMDSISMSGSNGCSLNSSLKGTDLPELFSKLGLGKYTDIFQQQEIDLQTFVTLTDPDLKELGISTFGARRKMSLAISELNKSRRKLFDTPNIRSSFLEGGASGRLLRQFHPDMASVSGRW, encoded by the exons GTCATGGATGAAACCAACACTCAGATTGCCTGGCCATCCAAACTGAAGATTGGAGCAAAGTCAAAGAAAG ATCCACATATTAAGGTCAGCGGAAAAAGGGAAGATGTGCAAGAGGCAAAAGAGAAAATAATGTCCGTTCTTGACACAAAG AGTAATCGTGTGACCCTGAAGATGGACGTGTCACACACCGAGCACTCCCATGTTATTGGGAAAGGAGGGAATAACATCAAACGAGTGATGGAGGAGACTGGTTGTCACATACACTTCCCTGACTCCAACAGACACAGCCAGGGCGAGAAGAGcaaccag GTGTCAATAGCGGGGCAGCTGACTGGCGTGGAAGCAGCCAGAGTTAAAATACGA GAGCTGTTGCCGTTGATGCTGATGTTTGAATGCAGTGGTCCGGTGCAGCATGTGGACTGTTCCTCTCCTGTAGTTCAGCATATTTCCCACACTTACAACGTCTCCATCTCCTTCAAACCACCCTCTCGTCTCTATGGCAACACTGCCATCGTCCGTGGCAACCAGAACAATGCCAGTGGCGTTAAG CATGGTACAGCTTTGTTATTGGAGCACCTAGCTGGGTCTTTGGCCAGCTCAGTGCTGGTCAGTACACAACTGGACATCGCACCCCAGCACCACAACTTCCTTCTGGGGCGCAACGGAGCCAACGTCAAGAATATCTCCCAAAACACTGGAGCCCACATACACTTCCCCGAGCTCAACAATCACAGCACACTCACTAACCGCTCTTCAGTCTACATACAGGGCAGCATTGATGCCGTATGTGCGGCTAGACAGCAGCTAATG GGCTGTCTGCCGTTGGTGTTGCTGTTTGACATTAAGGAGGAGATGGAGGTGGCGTCTCAGGTCATCACGACCCTTATGGAGCAGCTGGATGTCTTCATCAGTATTAAACCTAAACCGAAGcaacccagaaag TCTGTGATAGTAAAGAGTGTGGAAAGGAATGCTGGGAGTATGTATGAGGTACGCAGGATACTGTTGGGGCTGGAGTCCAGCTGTGTGCCGCCTCCTATCAGCCATGTGGCTGTTAACGGACATGCTCCTGCCTCCCCTCCCCTGCCTGGCTCCATTGGACTGGACACCCTCGCTTCAGCTGGACTGAGGCTAAGCACTCTGG CTGGTCTTCTAAGGTCATCTGTCAGCTCCATCCCTAATGGTTCCCCAAACCCAAACTGTGTTCTTAAGGGGCACGGCTCTGTGTTAAAGATTCAGAACGGAGCATTGAACAACACACAGCACATTCATTCaccttcacagacacattcacatgcTCCTGGTCACACACCTTCACTTTGGGCCAGTGCACTCAGTTCATCAGCTAACACAACAG GGTTTTCCACAGACCTGATGCTGCAGTCAGTTTCTCAGTCGACTCTCAGTGGTCTTCTGCTCTCAGGGGTCCAGAGTCAAGCACATGCTCACACACCATCCCCTCCACCTGGACTCGCACCAATACACAAACCAGCCAGTGCAGAACATCTCAATGGACAT AGTTATTACAGTCGAATCTCCTCTGTATCACTGAACTCTGCCCACTGTGACACAACCCAGGAAGTTATTGGACATGCCCAATCAGAatcgatttcaaataaatctaCAGATGAAG GCTCGGATACGTTTGTTGAAGTGGGCATGCCCAGAAGCCCGTCTCACTCAGCCAATGGGAGTGAACTGAAGCAGATGCTGGCCTCGTCAGGGAAACGACAAACAGTGGAACTTCTGCAGAGAGCCAAGAACTCAATTCTTCA tgttgagtgtgtgttgtcTGATTCTGATTGTGAGAACCCTGTGGCGGACAAAAGAGCACCAGGAAGTGAGAGAGCTGCAGAAAGACGACTTGCACCACATATGCAG GCTTTTGACTATGAAAAAAAGAAGCTACTGGCCACTAAAG CCATGCTAAAGAAGCCGGTTGTGACAGAGGTTCGGACCCCGACAGATACCTGGAGCGGATTGGGCTTTTCTAAATCAATGCCAGCAGAGAGCATGAAAGAGCTGCGCAGGGCACACCATGTACCGTATAAACCCAGCATAAGCACAACTTATGAG GACTCTCATCTATCTCTCTCACAATCTGGGAGTCAGGAGGGTTTGGGTAACGACACCGAATCTGATAATTGGGGGGATTTGAATGGGAACGGACTGCCAGGAAATTCAGAATATTCCCCTGCTGTCAGCAGCTCAAAGAGAATCAAGAACAAATCTC TAGGTGAGCAGTATCTCAGCAGCAGTAATTATATGGACAGTATCTCTATGTCTGGCAGCAATGGCTGCTCTCTCAATTCATCTCTTAAAGGAACAGATCTCCCTGAGCTGTTCAGCAAACTCGGTCTCGGCAAATACACAGACATCTTCCAGCAGCAGGAG ATAGATCTGCAAACATTTGTCACACTAACGGATCCAGACCTGAAGGAATTGGGAATCTCAACATTTGGTGCTCGCAGGAAAATGTCACTGGCGATCTCGG AGTTGAATAAGAGCAGGAGGAAGCTCTTTGATACACCCAACATTCGCTCCTCCTTCCTAGAAGGCGGGGCCAGCGGTCGTCTGTTGCGCCAGTTCCACCCAGACATGGCGAGTGTCAGTGGTCGCTGGTGA